CGTTTTGCTTTATATGTTGCTTTGTGCcttttttgtgcatttgatttgcagcATTTACGTTTTAACTAAAAATGATCTGAGTTTATTTAAGTAACctgtttttaatgttaaattctGTACTTTTAATAGTAAAgcacaaaaccaaaagccaAAGTAAAATCAACTTTAAAAGTAGCAAAGCGTCTGGctgtgaatgtgtgagtgtgtgggttATTGTAcgtgcgaatgtgtgtgtgtaatccAAATTGCGTCATGTTGTGCATTTCTCAGGCGTGTTGCATTCTCTTTGGCTAAGCCGCAAAGGAATTAGGTTAAAGGTCATCATCATGCAATGAGTGCTACGCTTTTGTCATTGTTTGGTGTTTCTTTTCATCGTGCTggtcatttttattaaagccTTAAGGCTGCCTGTTTTTGTTCACTGCAAACAACGgcaagcaaaataataatggcaaaaaaaaattgtaattcaatttgtttaaccATTTTTGCAAAAAGGCAGCCACTCAATTAAATGGCCGCATGCAactgatttttgtttttaatacccTGCAGCTATTGCTTTTAAGGCTATATCAGTTTACGGTcgtaattatataaataaataaaatttgcaaagtgctggcgccatctaggGAGCGTTCGTTGAATGGAGCTGGGGTTGAGCAGTTGAGAAGGAGGCGGAAGggaacaacaacgaaaaagagaATGAAATGACATGAGACAAAATGCCTATGAAACGCATAACCGCAAAATACACTTAAAAGGCAAAATGATTcaattgtgtgcgtgtgtgtgtgtgtgtgagaatgGCTCGTGTAAGTGTATTTAATGCATGTGCATGTGCCTTTGTCTGTGTATTAGTGCACTAAAGCCGCATTCGACGCTTTCTGTCCAGTTGGTCGGCTTATGGCATCGGTTTCACAGTCGTGTCGGTTGCCTTTGATAAaattatacacacactctcacacacacacacacacacacacacatacacaagagGCGTCGCATTGCACCTGTTTCAAACTCAAACATTCGCCAGCCAGtgtgtacatattttaaatttaattactacACGCTGCATGCAAGCCAAATCCAAGCCAAGCCAACCGGCCattcatccatccatccatccatccatccagaTCAAGCAACCCATATCCCATATCCCATTTCCcttttccattcccattccatAGATTATTTCATTTGTCGCATTGGTCCAGTCGCTGGACTGCCATAAATTCCCATACGAAAATAGTTGGCAATGCCAACTTGGCATACAAATGcaagcatttaaatataagagGGTTGCTCaagacattttaaataaatttaaaatattttaagaatttattaaaaatgaatttataattcaaatttattattaaatgataaggagcaaattacatttaaatctttcttatttttaaatttttttaattagtattttttttttaacttttcatgCCACCCTCTCAAAACTCCAGGTGCCTTTTAACAGTCATATGCAAAAGGCTTTTCAGAGTCTCTTTCGAGTTGCGTCCTTTCGCCGCTGGTGCATTTTTGCACATTTAACTCAATTTGTGgcttacatttaattaatttaataatacgtaaatgtaattttttaaataaccgCAATACAACAATTTTCTGCTTGTGTGCGAACgtttgcgtatgtgtgtgtgtgtgtgtgatttcaataaataatagcCGAGATGAACTGCAAAGTTGCACTGCGAACAGCTCACTCGAGTCTGGTACAATGCAAAGCACACGACAGATGGCGCCAGCACGTGCATGcccatagatggcgccacaaaCTCATTCCACAAGCTGGCGAAAGCTTGTCGCTGGTGGTATGAATGTGGATGGTAAGAAGACAAGGGCgaaatggaaaaaagaaaatatatgaaatagagtaaaaaaattttaaaaaaaaaatttgagtaacttaagcatttaaaaattgaaatccAGTCAATGCTCCGTTTTTAaggtaattataatttttggtaaattcaaatttcagaaatatttttttttatgaacaCACTTATCATAAATACAATAGTTTTGTATACTATATCttacattaaacaaaattttaacaaaagcctctttagtttatttatatatttgtttatttttttttctatattttatattataaaaaagttgaactgaaacttaaacttaaatattcGCAGAAATACTTCAATATcttaaattttactttttagaaGAAGGTATGTTagcataatttcaataaattaaataaagatacTAATATGTAGTTGATTAGTATCtttgacaaatattttattttacaatattaaacatatcattttatttgagaacaataataaattgctaCTTATATTTGTATCAGAATAAATCgaaattagaatttaatatACGTCTTTTTAAATTGGATTTATATTAAGAaccaattaatattaaaaaaagaagaataaatatatataatatttcaatacaccaatatttaaaattgtatttatataaaataaaaaataaacatatcattttatttattaataataataaattgcagtTAGCTTACTCGCTTGTCAACTACCTATGCGGAAGCTTTAGCCAGGCCATATTTTGTTGACATACGCTAActtaaacaattgcaaattgttgctaaCGTTGTTGACATCTaaattctgttgttgttgttcttgtttgaAATCATCTACTGCAGCTGATAAGCCGCAGTCGAAAGCGTAACGAGAACATTGTCAGACACGCCCCCGCTTTTCCCCTCACTTCCCGACACATCAAGAACTTTCATGGATCGCGAACACTTTCcacttttcatttgtttacagcaacaaaacaattgaGCAGCGTCGGCGCAATGtgcataaaaaaaagcttttgaaataaaagctTTTAACAGATGAATCTATATAAAAGAGATGCACTAAAGCCGCTTCAATTAGTCAGTTGCACAAAGCGAACGGGGAGACAAGTTGCTCAAAAAGTAATTATCAATTAATCAGCGGAATTTTCGAGTGTCACAATGCAACATCAATCGCTTAGGTAAGTTTCTAGTAAACCaaagaaacataaaacaaacttAACTAAATTAAGTTTTCCTCTCAGTACTTCAATTGGGCTGCTCATGTTTGTGGCTTTCAGCACAGTCTTTGCTCAAGTGCCATTTCCCGGTCAATGTCCAGAGGTTAAGATAATGGACACTTTTGATTTGGATGCGGTAAGTGGCCCAAAACTTGTGCAAATTGTCAACACTTGAAGCGGCACTTGAGCTCTGCCataatcaatcaaaatgttACTCAATTAacaatgcattttaattactcGCAATTGTGTAATAGGCAATTCACAAACGttcaagtttaattaatttctagTTGTAACAAACAAGACAAGTTTCTTAGGCACGTCAAGTGATAAGTTGTTGATCGACTTTTCATAGTTCTATAGGAAACAACCGAGAGATGGCGCTACAACAGCTTTATGAGAGTCTTTAAGTTAAGTTAACTCATAGATAGCTAAACTCTAAAATATGCTAACTCATTGTTACTtatattaacaagtaagaagtTGTTGATCGACTTTTTGTAATTCTAAAGAAAACTACTGAAAAATGGCGCCACAAGAATTTTGAATCAAGTTAGCTCATCTATAAATAAACTCAGAGTTAGATTATCTCAtagttacatatttatattgagTCGAAGGCCCCAGCAGTTAGTACTCTCTTCTCTATTAAATGTAGaattaaatactagatttaatataataaaataaaaaaaaataagtatttatatatcatatttttagaaattttattaaaagagAATCTTATACATGCATTTatcaacattaattaaaacatgATGATCGACCTTTCATAGTTCAATAGCAAACTGCCGAGAGATGGCGCCACAGCAGCTTtattaaaatctttaaattaagttaactTATGGATAACTAAACTCGGACTTAAGTCAACTTAATATTACTTGTATAAAGTAAGAAGTTGTTGATCGACTTTTCATAGTTCTATAGAAAACTTTCGAAAGATGGCGTCACAAGACATTTGAATGAAGTTATCTCatagttaaataaaatcagaGTTAGCTTAGCTCTTAGTTACATATATCAAAACCATGTTTTATAGACATTTTATTAAaggaaattttatatatatatatatatcatacttaattaaaatatatataaaagcaaTAGTCaccaaaatatttaagcaaaataattttaaagtgcttgcttttgaacttttcatttcaaatttaaccTAAGCCCCAAGAAGTGTAAAATGATTCATGGTTTTCGcattaatttacttattaacTGCGcttcttaattgttttatttttgttttttaagtaTATGGGAATCTGGTACGAACATTCAAAGTATCCGTTTGCTTTTGAGATTGgcaaaaaatgcatttacgCCAGCTACGAGAATGTCGATAACTCCACAGTGTCTGTAGTGAATGCAGCCATCAATAGATTGTGAGTAGCTGACTTAACTTAATAATATTCAGTACTTTTCAGTATCTAATATCGAATTCTTTTTGTGCAAATGTAGCACTGGAAATCCAACCAATGTGACAGGAACTGCAAAAGTTTTGGCACCCGCCCAACTGGCTGTGACTTTTTCTAAGAATCGTAAGTTGTAGAGCTACAAAtctaaatttgttatatataattatgaatCTCCAAATCGATACCAGttaataatattctatatatgtaagtcAGTGTCTTCTAATCATTATTTATGAATCTGTAGCTATTCATTAGTCGCTATCTGCATTTGTatacaacattttataaatatgtatattcaattattcttattttatttatgtttatcttttatatctttaaatttgcctttaataatattaatctaAAGATCTTTATCAAATAACTTATAtctataattcatatttatttattttcacatttctgaaacaaatttgtatgtagAAATCTTCATTTCTATTAGCATTTATGTCTGTCAATatcttttttctgttcttaTTATCTGTATCTTCAAATCTGTAGATAGTTATGTGTAGTATAATTTGTATCTGAAAGTGCTTAACTATTTTTCTACTctacatatttttatcaaaaattgGAATCTATTAATCTGCATCTACTAATAAGTATCTGAAAAATTTTGATGTACTTTTTCTTTGATTACAAAAATCTGTAACTTTCCAATCTGCCTATCCAaccatttatgtatgtatcctTTTGTGATATTcatctacaatttttaatgtgttCACCCGTATTGTAATGTGAATCCAAGAAtctgtaaatattaattattgttgaaTAGTCTGCACCTTTATACCTTCAATTCTTTATACTTTAATCTATCTTTACACATTTGTATCGATTAATTAGCATCTACAAATCTTTCTCCATATTTGTATCTACAACCATTTTAGGTCTGTATCTTTTTGTGATATTCATTgccttttgtgtttgtttgccttcATTTTAGAGGTGGCCAACAAAGCAAACTATCTGGTGCTGGGCACCGACTACGAATCGTACGCAGTTGTCTACAGTTGCACCGCCCTCACTCCGTTGGCCCATTTGAGTAAGTGTAAGGGGGAAGTCACGTCTCGCATTGACTTGGCCTTGGCTAATTTGGCATGCAAAACAGACTAAATCAGTTATTCGATTTGGCATAATTAATGCAAgtgcataattaattgcattactTGGGAGACACTTGTTCAACACCGACAATCACAATCATAATCGATGCCAATTTTACAGAGCTCGTCTGGATATTGACCAGGGAACGTGAACCGACAACGGCGACCATCAATGACGCCCACAAGATACTCGATGACAATAAGATTAGCCAAACGGTGCTGATCAATACGTTGCAGAAGAACTGCCCCCAACTGGAGGGGAATGCCACAGATGCCGCATTGCTGCAGCTGGATGAGAATGCATTTGACGGCAACGCGTTGAACGAGGCCATTGAGAGGGCATGAGAGTGGCTAAGACGCTTCTATCAGCGTCTTTTCGATATCTTTATGAACTTCTTAAACGAATGAATTCGACAACAAACTAAAgctaaactaaaattatactCGATTATTGATGTGTTAATATTGTTCAGTCGCATTgtacaatatttacaataaacatttacGCAGAaagtgttcttaaattaatacGACtttagtatttcttatatttaaaatgaaatgtttttattgtagttacaataaatatttactcagAAAAAAGCAATGAATATTACCCtacaaaatattcttaaatacgACTTTagtctaaaatatttttcatatttagaatgaaatgttattattgtatttaaaataaatatttacggaaaaaaaagcaataaatcaattaaaaaaagcagttaaaaaaattaatatttattatattgtatttacaataaatatttacgaaAAAAGTgattattctaaaaaaaatttttaaatcaatttgacTTTAGTGTAGAATATTTCttctattttgaatgaaatgttattattgtatttacaataaatatttactgaaaaaaacaattaaaattattctaaaatatttttaattgaaatattattaaaactataaaagaaaaattattaaatcaaattcgatctcgatttaagaataaacttCTTTGGTTCAATTTTTACATTCAAACAATCttgtttcaacattttaattttaattttaccacgttttttctttctgtgtataAACGacaaaattcataaatcaataatcgcatattttcaatttagataatttcatttatttaagcaTACAAACTTTATTCTGATAAAATTAAGTAcgattaataaaaaatacaaaatctaAGAGTTTGTattctacaaatttgtttaaaattgttaatctATGTAAACAgagcaaaaattataattcccTTGGACCCCAAGTCTAGTGTTGTTACTGATAACTTAGTAGTAGAGATTAGGCGAATTATTTGGCAAGCTTGTTCTGTTTGATATGAATTTGCAagtatgtattaaaaaaaaagttaatatatgtatacaaataaaataaaatatacaaaatatttaaaaaaaaaaaaacgatgatttcaaaatttatttataaatataaatacatatatttatgtaaatttaaatttaattcaattgagacaataatattcaatattaattcatattcaatattatataatattatatattcatatgaaaaaaaaacgtattaaattgaaataaaacgTTCATTAAGAATTTTATGAACGTTTTTTGATACTAAGATTTCTTAGTTGAATCAAGAATTTTCAGTCTCGTTGAAGATTTGACGCCGAAAATTTCTGATTTATGATCTAAAGCAAggcaacattttgttgaattttatttacgtTTAAGTATCAATATTGGCTTTGAAGAAAACTATATCAAACCTTTTTACATcagtttattctttttttatgacaaaataaaatccaaTTCTTAGAAGAACATAAAAGgtaatattaaatcaataaacaattgaTAAGTGAAgccatttcaatatttatactttgtgccggcaggaaatgtatgtaacaggtggaaggaggcatctccgaccccataaagtatatatattcttgatcagcatcaatagccgagacgatctagccatgtccgtctgtccgtccgtccgtatgaaacactggatgtcagagactataagatatagagctataattttttttcgacagcatttgttatgtttgcatgcagatcaagtttgtttcaaatttttgccacgcccacttccgccctcgcaaaccaaaaaaaaaacgaataacaagcgtaattttaaagctagagttgcgaattttattatatacaataattactagagtagttatgattcctgaaaatttggttgcgatcagataaaaatggttaaagttattaaagaaatacttttgtatgggatgCCTTATGCCTTACTAcataggggtctgagttgctttggcagGCAATCTATTGtagtacattgtgccgtctatggtatatttggaatggtgtactatatcgatataccacatataccatttggtatatttttagtattttgcagtatactCGGtgtattttgagaaaaataccgcaaaatatatttctattatttaaaatgggtagcgggtatctcactgtcgagtacactcgactgtagctttcttacttgcttatgacaaaacaaaatcaaattcttAGAATAGGGagtattaaatcaataaacatttGATGAGTGAagtcatttcaatattttttatcagAGTTTCATGGTGACAGTTCAGACTTCAATTGTAAGTTATCCTTTATTAGTAATGTTTGtagatatattttcaatatggGTTGctgttatgtatttaaaaaaggtgttcaaacttaaaaaaaaaaactttgcgttaactttgttttattatattatatatgtatccATCTGTATAGTGTGGCCTCAAAATACTATGTGAAAagaacgaaataaataaaacgttcacatttaaattcaaaaatacatatttagatATATTAGAATGTACAGAGTTTACAAGTTTATTAAACGAAAATCAAACTATGAGCAAAGTATCAAATCAATATTAAGTCAAAAACACAGATTTTCAAGCTAATAAGTTGTAGAGCCTTCAATTTTTATCAGTGTATGGACGAATCTGCATGGAGACGCCTTTGGCTTGAATGCCAGTTGTTGTGCGTATTTGACGGTATGGCGAGTTTAGATTTCTGCAATACAAATCacattatattatactaattCTAAATCAAGCTTGAATCAAACTCACTTTCCACAATCTTTTCCATACCACCAGCCACCATCTCCATCTTCGGCGCATCTATCAACACTCTCTCCAAGGTGTCTATCGtatgttgaaaattttgtattttcttgaAGCTGcgtgtaattaaatttgtttttatgatttccGAGCGATTTCAATTCATAGAATTCGTCTGCACTTGCAATCTTAAAGTCATCATATTCGTAGGTACTTGTGTAGAATGAATAACGCACAAAGATTTGTAACTCTTGTCGGGTTGAATTCGTTATCTGATGAAGTTTATCCAATCCAAGCCAAAAGTCGCCTTCCAAGTCGCCAAATCCAAATGCGTAATTCTCCCAGTTTCTATCGA
This window of the Drosophila albomicans strain 15112-1751.03 chromosome 2L, ASM965048v2, whole genome shotgun sequence genome carries:
- the LOC117565572 gene encoding apolipoprotein D isoform X2 translates to MQHQSLSTSIGLLMFVAFSTVFAQVPFPGQCPEVKIMDTFDLDAYMGIWYEHSKYPFAFEIGKKCIYASYENVDNSTVSVVNAAINRFTGNPTNVTGTAKVLAPAQLAVTFSKNRLYLFVIFIAFCVCLPSF
- the LOC117565572 gene encoding apolipoprotein D isoform X1; protein product: MQHQSLSTSIGLLMFVAFSTVFAQVPFPGQCPEVKIMDTFDLDAYMGIWYEHSKYPFAFEIGKKCIYASYENVDNSTVSVVNAAINRFTGNPTNVTGTAKVLAPAQLAVTFSKNQVANKANYLVLGTDYESYAVVYSCTALTPLAHLKLVWILTREREPTTATINDAHKILDDNKISQTVLINTLQKNCPQLEGNATDAALLQLDENAFDGNALNEAIERA